CGCCGctagcagaaggatgtggcatatgtggtgATTTTAGCCACGGAACCAACGAGTGCCACCGAATGGGGGAGTTCACACCTGAAGgggaagcagaggtctatgctgcccaGGGATACCAGGGGAgacctcaatttgaacagaggcccatgtttaatcaagggcaacagaatCCCAACGTGGGGTGGAGAACTCagcagaattctggatggaggaaccaagcgcctggccaagggtcgggacCAAATCAAGGCAATCAATTCCGCCGCCCTCC
The genomic region above belongs to Salvia miltiorrhiza cultivar Shanhuang (shh) unplaced genomic scaffold, IMPLAD_Smil_shh original_scaffold_259, whole genome shotgun sequence and contains:
- the LOC131003708 gene encoding uncharacterized protein LOC131003708, with amino-acid sequence MNQVEPQTVQPPPAQAPPAQAPLAEGCGICGDFSHGTNECHRMGEFTPEGEAEVYAAQGYQGRPQFEQRPMFNQGQQNPNVGWRTQQNSGWRNQAPGQGSGPNQGNQFRRPPQQFGYQNQQQFYPPQQQFPFPQQQNYP